In the genome of Monodelphis domestica isolate mMonDom1 chromosome 2, mMonDom1.pri, whole genome shotgun sequence, one region contains:
- the CRYGS gene encoding gamma-crystallin S produces the protein MTKRKFGLNPDQYKTFRWPCLTGAVSDFCPGWGKSTWATSMSKSVAKITFYDDKNFQGHYYECDSDCVDFHTYLSCCNSIRVTSGAWVVYERPNFSGNMYVLTQGEYPDYHHWRGLNDRLSSCKVIHLMSGGQYKLQIFERGDFNGQMYETTEDCPSVMEQFHIREIQSCKVLDGVWVFYEQPNYHGRQYFLDKKEYRKPVDWGSPCTAVQSFRRIME, from the exons ATGACCAAGCGAAAGTTTGGTTTGAATCCAGACCAGTATAAAACATTTCGGTGGCCCTGTCTGACTGGAGCTGTTTCTGATTTCTGTCCGGGCTGGGGAAAATCAACCTGGGCCACAAGCATGTCTAAAAGTGTAGCCAAG ATAACTTTCTACGATGACAAGAATTTCCAAGGTCACTACTATGAGTGTGACAGCGACTGTGTCGACTTCCACACCTATCTGAGTTGCTGCAACTCCATCCGAGTGACCAGCGGGGCCTGGGTGGTATATGAGAGGCCTAACTTTTCAGGGAACATGTACGTCTTAACTCAGGGCGAATACCCTGATTATCACCACTGGCGGGGGCTCAATGATCGGCTCAGCTCCTGCAAGGTCATTCATCTG ATGAGTGGAGGCCAGTATAAGCTTCAGATCTTTGAGAGAGGAGACTTCAATGGCCAGATGTATGAGACCACTGAGGACTGCCCTTCCGTCATGGAACAATTCCACATCCGTGAGATCCAGTCCTGTAAGGTCCTGGATGGGGTCTGGGTCTTCTACGAGCAGCCCAATTATCATGGCAGGCAGTACTTCTTGGACAAGAAGGAGTACCGGAAGCCCGTGGACTGGGGCTCCCCATGCACAGCTGTTCAATCATTCCGCCGTATCATGGAGTGA